One Sporosarcina sp. FSL W8-0480 genomic window, CTGAGCAACGGATTGTCAGGATTCCGGTCTTATATGGGGGAGCCCATGGCCCAGACTTGAATTTCGTAGCGGAGCATAATGGTTTGACGCCTGATGAAGTGATTGCAATACATACGTCAGGTGATTATACAGTACATATGATAGGATTTGCACCGGGATTTCCATTCATTGGCGGGATGTCGAAGAAAATCAGTGCACCAAGAAGGTCAACTCCGAGATTAAAGATTCCAGCAAGATCGGTTGGCATAGCAGGTTTGCAGACGGGGGTTTATCCAGTTGAAACGCCAGGGGGCTGGCAATTGATCGGCCGGACACCACTCGAGCTGTTTTTGCCGAATGAAGATCCGCCAAGTTTGCTTACATCTGGGGATAAAATTCAATTTTACGAGATTACGAACGAGGAGTACAAAGACTTGCGAGGTGATGCTGAATGATAACGGTCATCAAATCAGGTCTATTTGACACAGTTCAAGATTTGGGAAGGTACGGCTATCAACGATTCGGGGTTGTGGCAGGCGGTGTCATGGATCCGTTCTCCCACCGGGTAGCGAATTTGCTTGTTGGAAATGAAGAAGATGCTGCAACGATAGAAATGAGTCTTGTCGGTCCAGTTCTTTTATTTGAGGAAGATACTGTGATTGCTATTTGTGGTGGAGATTTAACGCCGATGATTGCTGGTATTTTAGTGCCGATGTGGAAACCGGTATTCATTCGAAAAGGTAGTGAACTTCGGTTTGGAGCGGCGAAAAGGGGATCCCGTGCGTATTTGGCTGTTGCAGGTGGATTGAATGTACCGGTTGTACTTGGTAGCCGGTCGACATATGTGAAGGCTAAATTTGGCGGGATGGATGGAAGGGTGTTGCGTGAAGACGATGTCCTAAGATTTAATTCCGCATCCGGGTTGGCGGAAGTGATGAAAGATAAGTTTGCATCCAACAGGCCGTTCAGTGCAGCGGATTGGCAAGTCACGCCGAAACTTCTCCCTGATCTATCGGGGAATTATGAGATTTGTGTAATGCCCTGCAGGCAATACGAATTATTTAATGAAGATTGTCAACACCAGTTCTGGAATGAAACATTCACTGTCAGTTCTCAATCAGATCGGATGGGCTATCGTATTAGTGGACCGTTATTACGATTAAAAGAACCAAAAGAGATGGTTTCAGAAGCGGTTACATATGGCTCCATCCAAGTTCCGCCTGATGGAAATCCAATCATTTTAGCAGCGGACCGGCAGACGACCGGTGGCTATCCGAAAATTGGGCAGCTATCATCAATTGATTTTCCGAAGCTTGCACAGGCGAAGGCGGGGGACCGGCTTTCATTCAAAGAAGTGAGTATTGAGGAATCACAGCAGTTTTTTGTGAAGCAGGAAATGGATTTGAGGATGCTACGTGCGGCGATACGGAATAGATTTAGATAGGA contains:
- a CDS encoding biotin-dependent carboxyltransferase family protein, giving the protein MITVIKSGLFDTVQDLGRYGYQRFGVVAGGVMDPFSHRVANLLVGNEEDAATIEMSLVGPVLLFEEDTVIAICGGDLTPMIAGILVPMWKPVFIRKGSELRFGAAKRGSRAYLAVAGGLNVPVVLGSRSTYVKAKFGGMDGRVLREDDVLRFNSASGLAEVMKDKFASNRPFSAADWQVTPKLLPDLSGNYEICVMPCRQYELFNEDCQHQFWNETFTVSSQSDRMGYRISGPLLRLKEPKEMVSEAVTYGSIQVPPDGNPIILAADRQTTGGYPKIGQLSSIDFPKLAQAKAGDRLSFKEVSIEESQQFFVKQEMDLRMLRAAIRNRFR
- the pxpB gene encoding 5-oxoprolinase subunit PxpB, with product MKYTLSPMGDQAVMIEVDTVISRSSQQKVKSIIARLNEASPPWMIETIPAFTTVTVIYDLREFNGKGSPFEQVCRWIQELLQDALKTDDPEQRIVRIPVLYGGAHGPDLNFVAEHNGLTPDEVIAIHTSGDYTVHMIGFAPGFPFIGGMSKKISAPRRSTPRLKIPARSVGIAGLQTGVYPVETPGGWQLIGRTPLELFLPNEDPPSLLTSGDKIQFYEITNEEYKDLRGDAE